One Actinoplanes missouriensis 431 DNA segment encodes these proteins:
- a CDS encoding ribonuclease J, with translation MSQAHVELGPPPPLPEGALRVVPLGGLGAIGRNMTVFEYDGKLLVVDCGVLFPDVEQPGVDLILPDFAPVLDRLEDIQAIVLTHGHEDHIGAVPYLLAHKPDIPLVGSEFTLALIEAKLAERRLDPYTLTVREGQRERLGPFECEFFAVNHSIPDALAVAIRTPAGLVLHTGDFKMDQVPLDGRITDLAGFARLGAEGVDLLLSDSTNAEVPGFVTPEREIGAVLTSIFGKARGRIIVASFASHVHRVQQVMDAAWEYDRKVALIGRSMVRNMGIARDLGLLRIPDGLLVGLDEATRLPPDEIVFMSTGSQGEPMSALGRMSTGDHRHITIESGDTVVLASSLVPGNETSVYRVINQLARAGATVVHKETAKVHVSGHAPAGELRFLLNVVRPSNLMPVHGEWRHLRAHAQLGIETGVAPDRVVLCEDGDVVDLVEGHARVVGRVKSRYVYVDGLAVGDVSESLLTERRILGDGGFIAATVVIDSVTGKVVGEPSVSAKGFSEDPDAFSPVIPLLTAALHRSAEDGITDPHQLQQVVRRTVGRWVNDAYRRRPMIVPTVVEV, from the coding sequence ATGAGTCAAGCTCACGTGGAGCTGGGTCCGCCACCGCCGCTGCCGGAGGGCGCCCTGCGCGTCGTCCCGCTCGGCGGACTCGGCGCCATCGGCCGCAACATGACGGTCTTCGAGTACGACGGCAAGCTGCTGGTCGTCGACTGCGGGGTGCTCTTCCCCGACGTCGAGCAGCCGGGCGTCGACTTGATCCTGCCCGACTTCGCACCCGTCCTCGATCGGCTCGAGGACATTCAGGCGATCGTGCTGACCCACGGGCACGAGGACCACATCGGCGCGGTGCCGTACCTGCTGGCACACAAGCCGGACATCCCGCTGGTCGGCTCCGAGTTCACGCTGGCGCTGATCGAGGCGAAACTCGCGGAGCGGCGGCTGGATCCGTACACGCTGACCGTCCGGGAGGGGCAGCGGGAGCGGCTCGGCCCGTTCGAGTGCGAGTTCTTCGCGGTGAACCACTCGATCCCGGACGCGCTGGCCGTCGCGATCCGCACCCCGGCCGGCCTGGTGCTGCACACCGGCGACTTCAAGATGGACCAGGTCCCGCTGGACGGCCGGATCACCGACCTGGCCGGTTTTGCGCGGCTCGGCGCCGAGGGTGTCGACCTGCTGCTCTCCGACTCGACGAACGCCGAGGTCCCGGGCTTCGTGACCCCGGAGCGCGAGATCGGCGCGGTGCTCACCTCGATCTTCGGCAAGGCCCGCGGCCGGATCATCGTGGCCAGCTTCGCCTCGCACGTGCACCGGGTCCAGCAGGTGATGGACGCCGCCTGGGAGTACGACCGCAAGGTCGCCCTGATCGGCCGTTCCATGGTCCGCAACATGGGCATCGCCCGTGACCTGGGTCTGCTGCGCATCCCGGACGGCCTGCTGGTCGGCCTGGACGAGGCGACCCGGCTCCCACCCGACGAGATCGTCTTCATGTCGACGGGTTCGCAGGGTGAGCCGATGAGCGCCCTGGGCCGGATGTCCACCGGCGACCACCGGCACATCACCATCGAGTCCGGCGACACCGTGGTGCTCGCCAGTTCGCTGGTGCCGGGCAACGAGACCTCGGTCTACCGGGTGATCAACCAGCTGGCCCGGGCCGGCGCCACGGTGGTCCACAAGGAGACCGCGAAGGTGCACGTCTCCGGGCACGCGCCCGCCGGCGAGCTGCGCTTCCTGCTCAACGTGGTCCGGCCGAGCAACCTGATGCCGGTGCACGGCGAGTGGCGGCACCTGCGCGCCCACGCCCAGCTCGGCATCGAGACCGGCGTCGCGCCGGACCGGGTGGTGCTCTGCGAGGACGGCGACGTGGTGGACCTGGTCGAGGGCCACGCCCGCGTGGTCGGCCGGGTGAAGAGCCGGTATGTCTACGTCGACGGCCTCGCGGTCGGCGACGTCAGCGAGTCGCTGCTGACCGAGCGGCGGATCCTCGGCGACGGCGGCTTCATCGCGGCCACCGTGGTGATCGACTCGGTGACCGGCAAGGTGGTCGGCGAGCCGAGCGTCTCGGCGAAGGGCTTCAGCGAGGACCCGGACGCGTTCAGCCCGGTGATCCCGTTGCTGACCGCGGCGCTGCACCGGTCCGCCGAGGACGGCATCACCGACCCGCACCAGTTGCAGCAGGTGGTGCGCCGGACGGTGGGCCGCTGGGTGAACGACGCGTACCGCCGCCGGCCGATGATCGTCCCCACCGTGGTGGAAGTCTGA
- the dapA gene encoding 4-hydroxy-tetrahydrodipicolinate synthase, which produces MTHDPRPFGRLLTAMVTPFTPDGSLDIEGAARLAAHLVDEQRNDALVISGTTGESPTTTDAEKETLLRAVIDAVGDRATVVAGVGTNNTAHTIELAHAAEKAGAHGLLVVTPYYNKPPQAGVERHFRAVADATGLPIMVYDIPHRAGTAIATETMVRIAEHERVVAVKDAKGDLIATSWVLSRTDLAYYSGDDAATLPLLSIGGVGLVGTSTHFTGVLAKEMIEAFERGDNATALARHRQALPLFTGIFRSPGTMLVKAGLNASGLPAGPVRSPLVDAGEDELIQLRKDAAAAGIEL; this is translated from the coding sequence ATGACGCACGACCCGCGGCCCTTCGGACGGCTGCTGACCGCCATGGTGACCCCGTTCACCCCGGACGGATCCCTGGACATCGAGGGAGCGGCACGATTGGCCGCGCACCTCGTCGACGAGCAGCGCAACGACGCTCTCGTGATCAGCGGGACCACCGGGGAGTCGCCGACCACGACCGACGCGGAGAAAGAGACGCTGCTGCGGGCCGTGATCGACGCCGTCGGTGACCGTGCCACGGTGGTCGCCGGGGTGGGCACCAACAACACCGCGCACACCATCGAGCTGGCCCACGCCGCGGAGAAAGCGGGCGCTCACGGCCTGCTGGTCGTCACGCCGTACTACAACAAGCCGCCGCAGGCCGGCGTCGAGCGGCACTTCCGCGCGGTCGCCGACGCCACCGGACTGCCGATCATGGTCTATGACATTCCGCACCGGGCCGGCACGGCGATCGCCACCGAGACCATGGTCCGGATCGCCGAGCACGAGCGGGTCGTCGCGGTGAAGGACGCCAAGGGCGACCTGATCGCCACGTCCTGGGTGCTCTCCCGGACCGACCTGGCGTACTACTCCGGCGACGACGCGGCCACGCTGCCGCTGCTCTCCATCGGCGGGGTCGGCCTGGTCGGCACGTCGACGCACTTCACCGGTGTGCTCGCCAAGGAGATGATCGAGGCCTTCGAGCGGGGCGACAACGCCACCGCGCTGGCCCGGCACCGGCAGGCTCTGCCGCTGTTCACCGGAATCTTCCGCTCGCCGGGGACCATGCTGGTCAAGGCCGGTCTGAATGCTTCCGGGCTGCCCGCCGGCCCGGTCCGCTCGCCGCTGGTCGACGCGGGCGAGGACGAACTGATCCAACTGCGCAAGGACGCCGCCGCAGCCGGCATCGAGCTCTGA